The genome window GCGCGGCTTAATAGATTTATCAACGATTATTCAACAATGACAAGAAACAACATCAAAAATTACTTCGTAATGTCTGTACTGATACTTTCAGCCTCAGGTATGATGCAAAACAACGCTTTTGCAGCATCAACGCTTGGAACAGCTAGCACATTTGCGGTCTTAGGTGGCACAACGGTAACCAATACTGGTCCAACTGTCGTCATAGGAGATCTCGGTGTAAGCTCACCAGGTGTCGCATGCACCGGCTTTGTCGGATGCACAACCACCGGACTGGGAACTGTATCTGGAACAATACACGTAGGTGACCCAATCGCAAATCAGGCTCATGCTGATGCCGCTACTGCATACGGCGTTCTAGCAGGCACAACATGCACAACAATTGAACCAGCCGTAGCAGATATAGGCGGGCAAACACTAACTCCAGGAGTTTACTGTTTTCCTTCATCAGCTGCTATCACTGGAACACTTACTCTTGACGGCAGTGGAGTTTACATCTTCATAATTGGAAGTACACTAATCACTGCAAGCAACAGTAATGTAGTTCTGACTAATGGTGCCACGGCAAGTGATATCTTTTGGATAGTGGGAAGTTCTGCAACTCTTGGAACTAACTCTGTTCTCGAAGGAACCGTAATTGCATTCACATCAATAACGGCAACTACCGGAGCAACTGTAAATGGTAGACTGCTTGCAATAAATGGCGCAGTCACAATGGATACTAACAACATCACAGTAGTGGGTGATACAGAATTCCCAACGCCGCCACGCACCTCAGGTAAAGTTACAGGAGGGGGCTCAACATCAATAGAAAAAGGTAAGGATGTTAACTTTGGCTTTGTCGTAAAATCACAAACATCGACAACACCAACAGGCAATCTGGAATTCCAGTCCAAGATCAACAACATCAACCTTCACAGCACTAGCTTTTACTCCCTTAGTGTGTATTCATCCACTTTGGCAGTGTTTAGCGGAACCGCAACCATCAACGGAGATCCAGGTCACACGTTTAAAGTGATAATAGAAGATAACGGTGAGCCAGGAAGAAATAGTGATAAGTTCTCAATCGAGATAGATGGCGGAACATATTCCACGAGCGGCACGCTAACAGCTGGTAACATACAGATCCACAAAAACTAAATTCCTCTCTTTTTTTTAATTACATTGTCAAATGATTAGTTGTGGATCATGTTTAGAACTTTCAATCATCATCGATAAACCAATTTCATTGCTTAGAATTCCTAAAACTTGTTATTGAGCATGTGTGTTGGCAGCTGGCTTTGGCTGTGCTGTTTTCAAATATATTAAAAGATATGATGATTCTCAAATCTGAAAATTTAGCATAGTACGTTTTCCTAATGTGATAAAACTTGATTATCGAATTTGGTAATCTGCCTTTTGTCTTAAGTATTGTTTGCCCGTGCCAATAATAGTGTAAGACGTGGCGCAAGTAGGAATTAAAAGAACAAAATTAAAGTCAGACTTTGAACCTAGCATGAAAAATATATCTCGCATCATGAAGGTTATAACAGAAAATGGCTCTAAATGCAAGACCCAGTTATCGCTTGATGCTAATCTGAATTATGCCCGACTTGTAAGGCATATTGTCTGGTTGGAGAAAAAAGGCCTTGTTGAATCTAAAGTTGAGGATTCCAAGGTTAATGTTGCTTTGACTGGAAAAGGCGAAATATTTGCTTCAATATTTTCAGAAGATTAGATCCCGCAAAGGCAAGGTGATTATGTCCGAATAAAAATAGAATCAGCAACTTTACGTGTATGTACATTTTGGTTTGTAATTCTTTAGAAACTAATGTGAGCCGCCCAAAATTTTAAAGATCTGTTTTTTCTCATATATTGCAATACCAAATAATATGACTAGTCCTAAAATCAAGCTTATTTGTTCTGAAAACATTTCTTCGGATACTTGCCATATTCCACGCCAAAATAAAATCAGTCCAACGCCTGTTAATAGAAGAAGCGCGGTGCGCCCAATATAATTTGCAGATTCACTCAAATCATTATTTTGCCAATTCGTGATTATTTATGAATTATCACAGTCAAATTAAAAGGTGCGTGGTCTTTACAATGTAGTTTTGATTTTTTTATCTGTTTTTCAATGATGATTTGATCCGAATTTCTTTGTGACGTGAGAGTTTTGATTATCAAATTTGATAATTTTGTTTTTGTAATAAATATTATATTTGTCCCGTACATGTATTAGGATGATAATCTGTGCCTCAGAGAAACTCTAGACGTATAAAATTGGATCCTGACTTTGATCCGAGCATGAAAACTTTATCGCACATTGTGAAAACCTTGGTAGATAAGGGCCCCGAATGCAAAACCTGTCTGGCGCGTGATACAAATCTGAACTATGCCAGACTTGCAAAACATATTGTCTGGTTAGAGAAAAAAGGTCTTGTTGAATCTAAGATTGAATCTTCCAAAATTAATATTGTTTTGACTAAAGATGGAAAAGAATTTGCTTCAATAATTTCTGATATTAGCTGACCGATTAGTCCATGATACTGTTAAACTTGTCAGTGAAACTTACGCCATTGTAAGCGTGGCTTATAGATTTACCAATAAAAAACTAACAATGACAAAAAACAACGTCAAAAACTATTTTGTAATGTCTGTACTGATACTTTCAGCTTCAGATATGATGCAAAACAACGCTTTTGCAGCGCCAACGCTTGGAACAACTACAATTTCGTGGTCTTGGATGGAACAACAGCAACCAATACTGGTAATCCAGTCGTAACGGGAGATCTTTATAATCTCGTCAGGTGTCGCATGCACCGGCTTTGTCGGATGCACAACCACCGGACTGGGAACTGTATCTGGAACAATACACGTAGGTGACCCAATCGCAAATCAGGCTCATGCTGATGCCGTTACTGCATACGGCGTTCTAGCAGGCACAACATGCACAACAATTGAACCAGCCGTAGCAGATATAGGCGGGCAAACACTAACTCCAGGAGTTTACTGTTTTCCTTCATCAGCTGCTATCACTGGAACACTTACTCTTGACGGCAGTGGAGTTTACATCTTTAAAATAGGAAGCACGCTTGTTACTGCAGCCGAAAATAGTGATGTCGTTCTGATCAACGGTGCAACAGCAGACAACATCTTTTGGGTAGTGGGTAGTTCTGCAACTCTTAGAACTAATTCTGTTCTTGAAGGTACTGTAATTGCTTACACGTCAATCACCGCAACTATTGGAGCGACATGATAAAAACCACGACAATAAAGGCCACAAAGACAAAGACCACGATAGTAAATACTCTGGCAAACAGTCCGGCAAAAACTAATTTTCTCTTTTTTAATATGTTGTGCTTGTAAAAATCATGTTTGGAACTTGGTCGATTATTGTATTTTGGTAAAACTGTTTTGTCGTTTAGAACTCCCTAAAAACTAGTGTTGAACATACTCTGTTGGCAACTGGTTCTGGCTGTGCTCGATCAGATTTGTTCACAGTGGACTAGAACCGATTTGTAAATATGGGTACCACATGTGCGCATCGAAAACAGATCGGGTTGAACTTGCAGCAAAATATGTTGTAGAGGAATCCCATAAGGGATAATCAAATTTAGACTTTTAACGCCAATATCTCTAGTGTCTTATTTGATTTTGACTGCCTTCCAGTTAGTCATAATTGGTTAGTCTGTGTATCTGAATTGGAGTGTGTTTTTTTAGAAGAGGTTTTCCGTCAATCAGATAACAATGCAATTCTAAAAAAACGGCTTTGATCCAATTGCAGTTCTAAGATCAAGAAGATGATCAAGGAATCTAGTGTTGCTCATCGAAGAATCTTTCTTTTTTGCATCTTTTGCTTCTTTTACAAATCTCACAAAAGTTCTTACTTTTATGCTGATGGTTTTGTATTCTTTTCTTGGCAGGCTAACACCATATGAGGATACTATATAAGCATTAGTATGAATTTGTACGGATTTTTTTATTCTGCTGAAAATCATATGGATACCTTATATGTAATTGTCCCGTACAAACATTAGGAAAGTAGCAAGTTATGACACAAGTAAGCATCATTGAATCTAAACAAATAGATCTAGGCTTTCAACCTAGCATGAAAACTTTATCGCGTATCATGACCGCCTTGGTAGATAATGGAATCGGTGGAAAGACACAGTTGTCCCTTGACGCCAATCTGAACTATGCCAGACTTGCAAAGCATATTGCCTGGTTAGAGAAAAAAGGCCTTGTTGAATCTAAAATTGAATCTTCCAAAATTAATATTGTTTTGACTAGAAATGGCAAGGCATTTGCATCCATGATTTTAAAAGATAGATACTAGTCCATAATACTGATGGATTTGTCCATAAAACTTACACTAGTGTAAGCGCGTCTTAATAGTTTTTACCGATAATAAACTGATGTTGGCAAGCAAAAAACAAACCTTGATACTCCTCATATTAGTTACTATGATTTCTGTTTTAGTTTTTGTTACTCCTAATGCAATGGCACTAGCTATTGTGGATGGCAAAACTACATGTGAGTCTGTACCTATAAGTGGCGTTTGGATTTTGCCCACTCAGACATGCACCGTCACCACTCTTGTAATTGGCTCTGTCGACGAATTAATCGTTTCATCTGATGTAATTCTAAGCATTGGAGCAATCACTAACAATGGCATTATTACCAATAATGGACAAATCCATATCGCAAGTGACGGTGCCATAACGACTTTTGGCAGTCTTAGCAATTATGGAACTATCACTATTAGTGGCGGCACGATAACAAACAGCGGTCAGTTCGAGAATGTTGGCAAAATCAATTCGTCTGGAATAATAACTAACAATCCGACAGGTGTTATGTCGATTATGGGCAGCA of Candidatus Nitrosotenuis sp. DW1 contains these proteins:
- a CDS encoding winged helix-turn-helix domain-containing protein is translated as MAQVGIKRTKLKSDFEPSMKNISRIMKVITENGSKCKTQLSLDANLNYARLVRHIVWLEKKGLVESKVEDSKVNVALTGKGEIFASIFSED
- a CDS encoding winged helix-turn-helix domain-containing protein, whose product is MTQVSIIESKQIDLGFQPSMKTLSRIMTALVDNGIGGKTQLSLDANLNYARLAKHIAWLEKKGLVESKIESSKINIVLTRNGKAFASMILKDRY
- a CDS encoding ice-binding family protein, which produces MSARLNRFINDYSTMTRNNIKNYFVMSVLILSASGMMQNNAFAASTLGTASTFAVLGGTTVTNTGPTVVIGDLGVSSPGVACTGFVGCTTTGLGTVSGTIHVGDPIANQAHADAATAYGVLAGTTCTTIEPAVADIGGQTLTPGVYCFPSSAAITGTLTLDGSGVYIFIIGSTLITASNSNVVLTNGATASDIFWIVGSSATLGTNSVLEGTVIAFTSITATTGATVNGRLLAINGAVTMDTNNITVVGDTEFPTPPRTSGKVTGGGSTSIEKGKDVNFGFVVKSQTSTTPTGNLEFQSKINNINLHSTSFYSLSVYSSTLAVFSGTATINGDPGHTFKVIIEDNGEPGRNSDKFSIEIDGGTYSTSGTLTAGNIQIHKN
- a CDS encoding transporter — its product is MLASKKQTLILLILVTMISVLVFVTPNAMALAIVDGKTTCESVPISGVWILPTQTCTVTTLVIGSVDELIVSSDVILSIGAITNNGIITNNGQIHIASDGAITTFGSLSNYGTITISGGTITNSGQFENVGKINSSGIITNNPTGVMSIMGSITNSGLITSSGNVIINGTGVLVNNGMLVNTLNLLNRGTVVTSGTFANSGSVLNTGDIWNLDLITNDDEITNIGNLFNLCGGTITNSGTITINAILTCADLT
- a CDS encoding winged helix-turn-helix domain-containing protein, with the translated sequence MKTLVDKGPECKTCLARDTNLNYARLAKHIVWLEKKGLVESKIESSKINIVLTKDGKEFASIISDIS
- a CDS encoding ice-binding family protein, with product MSSGVACTGFVGCTTTGLGTVSGTIHVGDPIANQAHADAVTAYGVLAGTTCTTIEPAVADIGGQTLTPGVYCFPSSAAITGTLTLDGSGVYIFKIGSTLVTAAENSDVVLINGATADNIFWVVGSSATLRTNSVLEGTVIAYTSITATIGAT